The Paenibacillus macerans genome includes a window with the following:
- a CDS encoding GntR family transcriptional regulator, with protein sequence MIMKLDLQSEVPIYTQLVNQIIEGIASRKLKLGEPLPSVRSLASDIGVNLHTVNKAYTLLKQEGYIQIHRQKGVVVDPVGMPPVTAEFLEKQEREMRPIVAEAICRGMNKEELLQMLERIHHEITQSERSE encoded by the coding sequence TTGATCATGAAATTGGATTTGCAGTCGGAGGTTCCCATTTATACACAGCTGGTGAACCAAATCATCGAAGGGATTGCCAGCCGCAAGCTGAAATTGGGCGAACCTCTCCCCTCGGTGCGCAGCCTGGCCTCCGATATCGGCGTCAACCTGCATACGGTCAACAAAGCCTATACCCTGCTGAAGCAGGAAGGTTACATTCAAATCCACCGCCAAAAAGGCGTCGTCGTCGATCCCGTCGGCATGCCGCCGGTTACCGCGGAGTTTCTGGAGAAGCAGGAGCGGGAAATGCGGCCGATTGTGGCGGAAGCCATTTGCCGGGGCATGAACAAGGAAGAGCTTCTGCAGATGCTGGAACGCATTCACCACGAAATTACCCAATCCGAAAGGAGCGAATAA